From Amphiprion ocellaris isolate individual 3 ecotype Okinawa chromosome 10, ASM2253959v1, whole genome shotgun sequence, one genomic window encodes:
- the LOC118470478 gene encoding uncharacterized protein LOC118470478 encodes MNSSGNQTNSLSPLSRYWRSISEWPDPFPIPTLSLDVELKLRKGNESYESNKIGIDVSRDMKIEILDKIAQAAFDIKAYPDHDELESIALALIAKYPCLKEPGRGKGYEGWLVSIRNKLNNYRAKLREAGCSEVSVNKKRKADGDVTKYTLKRAKRGEVNHVPEHPEQHDDASLEEQRLLLVEASKKARFDHSFIREKMDLTFSLRRREIVEEQPMVMEIQTRWPALFFKEQICEEFFRITNKELLGIFRAAVDEYTPKLLRLYRARKGAFGKDMENLLEKLDDETSNIVRHRKDAALRGLPVFLRDEPKELFKQCLESDREDESTKEVAVGILFVVEDCVATTSSAVVQNIAVVLEETIVLEDVPDLPSALAYLFGLLYALNISYPKALKYTFETFQHIFMEMGSDCTQRVRSLKNKLLL; translated from the exons ATGAACTCTTCAGGAAACCAGACAAACAGCCTTTCTCCTTTATCAAGGTATTGGCGCAGCATCTCAGAGTGGCCTGATCCATTTCCTATTCCCACCCTGTCTCTTGATGTAGAACTGAAATTAAGAAAGGGCAACGAGTCATATGAAAGCAACAAAATAGGCATTGATGTATCAAGAGACATGAAGATTGAAATTCTGGACAAAATTGCCCAAGCAGCTTTTGACATCAAGGCCTATCCAGATCACGATGAACTCGAATCCATTGCTTTAGCTCTGATAGCCAAGTACCCTTGCCTCAAAGAGCCTGGTAGAGGCAAAGGCTATGAAGGATGGCTGGTTAGCATTCGGAACAAGCTCAATAATTACAGAGCAAAGTTGCGAGAGGCAGGTTGCAGTGAAGTGTCAGTTAACAAAAAACGAAAAGCAGATGGGGATGTAACTAAATACACCCTTAAAAGAGCTAAACGTGGAGAAGTGAACCATGTTCCTGAACATCCAGAACAACATGATGATGCCTCACTTGAAGAGCAAAGACTTCTCTTGGTGGAAGCCTCCAAGAAGGCGCGATTTGATCATTCATTTATTAGGGAGAAGATGGACTTAACTTTCTCTCtaaggagaagagagatagtAGAAGAACAACCCATGGTGATGGAAATCCAGACGAGATGGCCAGCTTTGTTCTTTAAAGAACAG ATCTGTGAGGAGTTTTTCCGCATAACAAACAAGGAACTGCTGGGAAtattcagagctgcagtggacGAGTACACACCGAAACTCCTCCGGCTGTACCGCGCCCGAAAAGGAGCTTTTGGGAAGGACATGGAAAATCTCTTGGAGAAACTTGATGATGAG aCCTCCAACATTGTCAGACATCGCAAGGATGCTGCACTTCGAGGCCTTCCAGTGTTCCTTCGGGACGAGCCCAAAGAACTTTTCAAACAATGTCTA GAGTCTGATCGTGAGGATGAGTCTACCAAAGAAGTGGCTGTGGGCATACTCTTTGTTGTAGAGGACTGCGTTGCAACAACTTCATCTGCAGTGGTGCAGAACATTGCTGTGGTTTTGGAGGAAACCATTGTCCTGGAGGACGTCCCAGATCTTCCTTCCGCACTGGCATATCTTTTTGGCCTTCTCTATGCTCTCAACATCTCCTACCCAAAGGCTCTGAAGTATACTTTTGAGACATTTCAACACATCTTCATGGAAATGGGCTCTGACTGCACACAGCGTGTGCggtcactgaaaaacaaactcttACTTTAA